The Blautia luti nucleotide sequence AAGTCTGTAAATATAAGCAGCTTCTGCAGAAGCACCAGGTTCCAGATGGGAGGAAACTTCTCCACTGCTTATCTTCTTTCCATCCTCATCAGTGAGAGTCACCTGGAATTTCTCCACTGCTGTCAGGCTGTTGTTTGTTACTGTGAAATGCAGAGGAAGCTGTCCTCCCGGTTTCACCATACTGTCATCATAGGTCACGCCGGAAATACTGATATCTTTTACAGTATCCATTCTCACAACCATGATACCTGCCTGATCCGTGAATTCTCCGGATTCTTTATTTACTTCTACCACATTCAACGCTGCTGCAAGATTTCCTTCTTCATCAATCTGTGCAGAATAGCTGCGGATATATTTTCCATAATTCGTCACTGCCACTGGATTTCCCCAGGTTCTGTTTACCTCATCATAAACAGACGCATAGAGTTCATTTCCCTGTCCGTCACTTCTTAATGTAAGAAGATATTTCACATCTGCACCTGTTACTACGGTAAAATTATCCAAATTACTGAATGTACTTTCTTCTGAGGATCCATCTACCATGTTATATTCATACATAGTTCCAGACTGTGTATAGTAAAGAATACCTTCTGAAATCACACTGTTATCTCCGGAGAATTCTTTTGTCTCTCCTTTATAAACAAGATGGATCTGATTGTTATCATTATTGTAAGTCTCATAAACTACAGCCAGACTGCCATTTACATAACTTATATCCACAGATGTAACAGGATCGGTTCCTTCTGCCAGAGTTTCTTCTTTCCATCCATCGCCCTGGCTGCGTGCAATCCGGATATAGTTTGTTCCTTCTGTCATAAACGGATCATTTGCACTGTTTTCCACCCATACAACAGCTGTTTCTCTGCCATCAGAAGCAACTCTCTGCATCATTTCATATGCAGTGTTTTCGCTGTTTCCGATCAGCTCAGGTTCTGTAAATGCCCCATCTGTATATGTGATGCAATACAGATTTGTGGCTTTCAAGGCATCTGCCAGTGAGGCTTTCTGTGATAATGGCTGTGCAGTTCTCTGCCATACAATATATGCTTTCTTTCCATCTGTGTACACATCCGGATAATCATTCAGACCACCTGTCTCATATAATTTCTTCGGTTCGCTCCATTTACTGTTTTTGTAAACAGATGCATACAGAGATGTTTTATTCACGTTGTTCTTTGATCCGTCATCATCGATCCATACCATGATCTTCGTTCCATCATTAAGCTCTGCCAGATTCGGGATACTGTACGGATAAGAACTGTCTCTCTCAAATATCGTTCCCTGACTGTCTGCAGTTCCGGCAAGAATCTGTTTCTGATCCTCTGACTCCAGGTAATCCCTGTTTCCGGATGCTGCGCTGAATTCACTCAAATCAAAAACATCTTTTCCATCAAATGCCTGAAGTGTTTTGGTCTGTGGATATATCTGCACATCCGGATAGTCTGATTTGTACGCCGGACCATCAAATCCCAAAACCTTACTTTCTATGTATACACCTCCGTTCAGCCAGACTGTCAGTGCCTGATCCAGGGAAGATGCAGGCAGACTCAGAGCTGTTTTTAATTTTCCAAACAGACCGCCTTCTGCATAACTTCCAGCTTTCTTCACACCAAGGCCAATTCCCAGGCGTGCTGCCAGTTCAAGCTTGGCTGCCATGGACAGGGTATAATTCATTTCGGTATTTTTTACAAGCTGCAGGTTTCCGTTGAAATCGCTGTCAAGACTCATGGTGCAGTATGCTGCCGGGAAAGACGGAATCTGACGGGTGATATCTGTGCCAAGACTTGCCTCCAGTACAATTCCACCTTCCTGGAACTGGAAGTCACCGGATGCAAAACTGAACTCCATGTAACCGGCTGCATATGATTTCGCATCAATGACCATTTTGATATTGGCAGGTCTCAGTTTTCCTCTCAGTTTGCTGAAATCATTCCACAGTTTCGTAGAGTCTACTTTCTTGCCAGTCATTCCTGTGTAGATATTTTTTACCTGTTTGTAGGATTCGCTCCAGTAATTTGTACTGTTTGTGTTTTTATCAAGGGTTGCGGAACCTGAGAAATCTTTGAAACCGATCAGTACCTGGACTGTTTTGGTATCCATGTCTACCTTTGCCTGTACCTTATCTGAAAGCTTAAGATCCATGCCTGCATCTACTTCAAAAAGATTAAAGGTTTTTCCGCCCACTGTGATCTGCGGGCCTATGATCTTGCCGTCTTTCAGTTCAATGTTATTGATCAGATTCTCTACAGGGAATTTGTCCAGAACTTTCTTGGCTGTATCATATCTGGTAATCTTTCCTGACTGGATCTCGCAGAATAGAATGCCTTTTTCTCTTGCATAATTCTCCGCATAAGAATTCTTTTCACCATAAATAGTTAATTCTTTACAGTTGGTGAAAGAATTATTTCCTATGGTTGTTACAGAGGAAGGGATTACGGCACGTTTTAAAGAATAATTTTCACTGCCGCTACGGCAAATGTTATCCGGAACAGTTTTGGCACCATCGGTAAAAATAATTTCTTTTAATTCCTCATCTCCCGCTGTAGCTCCGGCATATCCGCTTCCCACATAGGCGCATCCACTCCTCGTCACTGTACTTGGTACTGTCAGGCTTGTGATCCCTGTATTCATTATAAACTGGTAACCTACATTCTCAAGTCCCTCCGGCAGACTGATGTTTTCAAGACTGCTGCAGTTCCCAAATGCACGGTCACCGACGGATGTCACATTTTCCGGTACCTGTACTGCCGTCAGGCCTGTACAGCCATAGAACGCTTCCGTTCCTACTGTCTTTACATTCTTCGACCAGTCTATCTCTGTCAGGCTGCTGCAACCCGCAAATGCATCACTGCCTATCTCCAGCGGGTACAGTCTCTTCTTCCCATCTGTCCCTACTACCTGTTTCGAATTTTCCTCAAAACTGATCCTGCTTAAGCTTACACATCCAGCAAATGCATGGTCCCCGACCTTTCCCACTTCTTTTCCGAAGTTTACCGTTTCAAGGCCTGCACAGTTCTGGAAAGAAGAGTTTCCTACTTCCATTACTGTTGATGGCAGCACGATCCTCTGGATCGCACTGTTTGGTGATCCGTTCCGGCAGAAGTTCTCCGGGATCTTTTTCATCCCCTCTGCAAATTTCACCTCCTGCAGTTCCATCGCTCCCGCCGTGGCTCCGGCATATCCGCTTCCTACATATGCGTATCCACTCGCCGTCACTGTACTTGGTACTGTCAGGCTTGTGATCCCTGTATTCATTATAAACTGGTAACCTACATTCTCAAGTCCCTCCGGCAGACTGATGTTTTCAAGACTGCTGCAGTTCCCAAATGCACGGTCACCGACGGATGTCACATTTTCCGGTACCTGTACTGCCGTCAGGCCTGTACAGCCATAGAACGCTTCCGTTCCTACTGTCTTTACATTCTTCGACCAGTCTATCTCTGTCAGGCTGCTGCAACCCGCAAATGCATCACTGCCTATCTCCAGCGGGTACAGTCTCTTCTTCCCATCTGTCCCTACTACCTGTTTCGAATTTTCCTCAAAACTGATCCTGCTTAAGCTTACACATCCAGCAAATGCATGGTCCCCGACCTTTCCCACTTCTTTTCCGAAGTTTACCGTTTCAAGGCCTGCACAGTTCTGGAAAGAAGAGTTTCCTACTTCCATTACTGTTGATGGCAGCACGATCCTCTGGATCGCACTGTTTGGTGATCCGTTCCGGCAGAAGTTCTCCGGGATCTTTTTCATCCCCTCTGCAAATTTCACCTCCTGCAGTTCCATCGCTCCCGCCGTGGCTCCGGCATATCCGCTTCCTACATATGCGTATCCACTCGCCGTCACTGTACTTGGTACTGTCAGGCTTGTGATCCCTGTATTCATTATAAACTGGTAACCTACATTCTCAAGTCCCTCCGGCAGACTGATGTTTTCAAGACTGCTGCAGTTCCCAAATGCACGGTCACCGACGGATGTCACATTTTCCGGTACCTGTACTGCCGTCAGGCCTGTACAGCCATAGAACGCTTCCGTTCCTACTATCTTTACATTCTTCGACCAGTCTATCTCTGTCAGGCTGCTGCAACCCGCAAATGCATCACTGCCTATCTCCAGCGGGTACAGTCTCTTCTTCCCATCTGTCCCTACTACCTGTTTCGAATTTTCCTCAAAACTGATCCTGCTTAAGCTTACACATCCAGCAAATGCATGGTCCCCGACCTTTCCCACTTCTTTTCCGAAGTTTACCGTTTCAAGGCCTGCACAGTTCTGGAAAGAAGAGTTTCCTACTTCCATTACTGTTGATGGCAGCACAATCCTCTGGATCGCACTGTTTGGCGATCCGTTCCGGCAGAAGTTCTCCGGGATCTTTTTCATCCCCTCTGCAAATTTCACCTCCTGCAGTTCCATCGCTCCCGCCGTGGCTCCGGCATATCCGCTTCCTACATATGCGTATCCACTCGCCGTCACTGTACTTGGTACTGTCAGGCTTGTGATCCCTGTATTCATTATAAACTGGTAACCTACATTCTCAAGTCCCTCCGGCAGACTGATGTTTTCAAGACTGCTGCAGTTCCCAAATGCACGGTCACCGACGGATGTCACATTTTCCGGTACCTGTACTGCCGTCAGGCCTGTACAGCCATAGAACGCTTCCGTTCCTACTATCTTTACATTCTTCGACCAGTCTATCTCTGTCAGGCTGCTGCAACCCGCAAATGCATCACTGCCTATCTCCAGCGGGTACAGTCTCTTCTTCCCATCTGTCCCTACTACCTGTTTCGAATTTTCCTCAAAACTGATCCTGCTTAAGCTTACACATCCAGCAAATGCATGGTCCCCGACCTTTCCCACTTCTTTTCCGAAGTTTACCGTTTCAAGGCCTGCACAGTTCTGGAAAGAAGAATTTCCTACTTCCGTTACTGTTGATGGCAGCACGATCCTCTGGATCGCACTGTTTGGCGATCCGTTCCGGCAGAAGTTCTCCGGGATCTTTTTCATCCCCTCTGCAAATTTCACCTCCTGCAGTTCCATCGCTCCCGCCGTGGCTCCGGCATATCCGCTTCCTACATATGCGTATCCACTCGCCGTCACTGTACTTGGTACTGTCAGGCTCGTGATCCCTGTATTGGCTATAAACTGGTAGCCGATCCTTTCCAGCCCTTCCGGCAAACTGATGCTCTCTAACGTTCCGCATCCGGAAAATGCGCGATCTGCAATCTCCTTAACTTCATAACTCCCAATCTTGGCAGGAATCACAGCGCTTGTTCCGCTGCCTTTATATCCGGTTATTGTTACTTTGTTATTGTTGACACGGTAAGTAAGATCTCCGTATACCAGATCATCTGCTGAAGCTGTTGCAGGCAGTATTTCTTCTTCACCTGCTGAAAATTCCTCTGGTTTCTCTTCTCCGTCTCCGAAAAGTTCCTGTGGCTCCTGTTGTGTCTCATCTTCTCCTGTGCCGAATTCATCGGAGATATTTTCCTCTTCCTCCGCAGGTTCTTCTCCTTCTGTGATCACATCCTCCAGGGGATCATCCCCGGAAATTTCCTCTTTTTCTTCTTCATTTGGTAAAACTTCTTCCTGTTCTGAACTGTCCACTTCATCTTCAGGTTCTGCCGTCTCCTCCTGAACATCAGATACTGTTTCTTCAGATCCAAAATCTGACACTTCCGTATCTGATTGAACTACAATATCTGACGCATACGTTGGAAGTCCATTCTGGGCTATCATTGTTCCCGCAAGAACAACAGCTAACAGTTTTCTTTTCATACCATTTTCCTCCTGTTGTTTATTCTGCCAGTCTCCTTCTTTGGCTGAATCATCGCCTGATCACCGGCAGTTATCAGCTTCATAAAACCATTATATAGTTCTTCCAGGGCTTTTTCAATTTTTTTTAAAAAAATATCATTTAACTCTTTCCATTTGTAGCACTTTAGTGTATAATAACGTCGATTTAAAAAATACACAAACGATCGACGAGGAGGAAATCATAATGTCTTATACTGAAGAAGTATACGAGAGAGTCGTAGCACAGAATCCAAATGAGCCTGAATTCCACCAGGCAGTAAAGGAAGTTTTAGACTCCCTTAAAGTCGTAATCGACAAAAATGAAGAAGAATACCGCAAACTCTCCATTCTGGAGCGTCTTGTTGAGCCAGAAAGAATCATCTCTTTCCGCGTTCCGTGGGTAGATGATAAAGGCGTTGTACAGGTAAACAAAGGATACCGTGTACAGTTCAACAGCGCTATCGGACCATACAAGGGTGGTTTAAGATTCCATCCGTCAGTAAACCAGGGAATTCTTAAATTCTTAGGTTTCGAGCAGATCTTCAAGAACTCTCTTACAGGTCTTCCGATCGGCGGCGGTAAAGGTGGTTCCAACTTCGATCCTAAAGGAAAATCTGACAGAGAAGTAATGGCATTCTGCCAGAGCTTTATGACAGAACTTTCCAAATATATTGGTGCTGACATGGACGTTCCTGCAGGTGATATCGGTGTAGGTGGACGTGAGATCGGTTATCTGTACGGACAGTACAAGAGAAACCGTGGATTATATGAAGGTGTTCTTACAGGTAAAGGACTTTCCTACGGTGGATCTTTAATCCGTACACAGGCTACAGGATATGGTCTTGTATACATGCTTGACGAAATGGTTAAAGCTAAAAACGATACAATCTCCGGTAAAACTCTCATCGTAACAGGTTCCGGTAACGTTGCTATCTACGCTGTAGAAAAAGCTACAGAACTTGGCGGTAAAGTTGTTGCTATGTGCGACTCCAACGGATATATCTATGATCCGGAAGGAATCAAACTTGACATCGTAAAAGATATCAAAGAAGTAAAACGTGGACGTATCAAAGAATACGCTGACCGTGTGGAAGGTGCTACTTATACAGAAGGAAAAGGCATCTGGAACATCAAATGCGATATCTATCTTCCATGTGCAACTCAGAACGAGCTTGATCTTGACGGTGTTAAAACTCTTATTGCAAACGGATGCAAATATGTTGCAGAAGGTGCTAACATGC carries:
- a CDS encoding leucine-rich repeat protein, with protein sequence MKRKLLAVVLAGTMIAQNGLPTYASDIVVQSDTEVSDFGSEETVSDVQEETAEPEDEVDSSEQEEVLPNEEEKEEISGDDPLEDVITEGEEPAEEEENISDEFGTGEDETQQEPQELFGDGEEKPEEFSAGEEEILPATASADDLVYGDLTYRVNNNKVTITGYKGSGTSAVIPAKIGSYEVKEIADRAFSGCGTLESISLPEGLERIGYQFIANTGITSLTVPSTVTASGYAYVGSGYAGATAGAMELQEVKFAEGMKKIPENFCRNGSPNSAIQRIVLPSTVTEVGNSSFQNCAGLETVNFGKEVGKVGDHAFAGCVSLSRISFEENSKQVVGTDGKKRLYPLEIGSDAFAGCSSLTEIDWSKNVKIVGTEAFYGCTGLTAVQVPENVTSVGDRAFGNCSSLENISLPEGLENVGYQFIMNTGITSLTVPSTVTASGYAYVGSGYAGATAGAMELQEVKFAEGMKKIPENFCRNGSPNSAIQRIVLPSTVMEVGNSSFQNCAGLETVNFGKEVGKVGDHAFAGCVSLSRISFEENSKQVVGTDGKKRLYPLEIGSDAFAGCSSLTEIDWSKNVKIVGTEAFYGCTGLTAVQVPENVTSVGDRAFGNCSSLENISLPEGLENVGYQFIMNTGITSLTVPSTVTASGYAYVGSGYAGATAGAMELQEVKFAEGMKKIPENFCRNGSPNSAIQRIVLPSTVMEVGNSSFQNCAGLETVNFGKEVGKVGDHAFAGCVSLSRISFEENSKQVVGTDGKKRLYPLEIGSDAFAGCSSLTEIDWSKNVKTVGTEAFYGCTGLTAVQVPENVTSVGDRAFGNCSSLENISLPEGLENVGYQFIMNTGITSLTVPSTVTASGYAYVGSGYAGATAGAMELQEVKFAEGMKKIPENFCRNGSPNSAIQRIVLPSTVMEVGNSSFQNCAGLETVNFGKEVGKVGDHAFAGCVSLSRISFEENSKQVVGTDGKKRLYPLEIGSDAFAGCSSLTEIDWSKNVKTVGTEAFYGCTGLTAVQVPENVTSVGDRAFGNCSSLENISLPEGLENVGYQFIMNTGITSLTVPSTVTRSGCAYVGSGYAGATAGDEELKEIIFTDGAKTVPDNICRSGSENYSLKRAVIPSSVTTIGNNSFTNCKELTIYGEKNSYAENYAREKGILFCEIQSGKITRYDTAKKVLDKFPVENLINNIELKDGKIIGPQITVGGKTFNLFEVDAGMDLKLSDKVQAKVDMDTKTVQVLIGFKDFSGSATLDKNTNSTNYWSESYKQVKNIYTGMTGKKVDSTKLWNDFSKLRGKLRPANIKMVIDAKSYAAGYMEFSFASGDFQFQEGGIVLEASLGTDITRQIPSFPAAYCTMSLDSDFNGNLQLVKNTEMNYTLSMAAKLELAARLGIGLGVKKAGSYAEGGLFGKLKTALSLPASSLDQALTVWLNGGVYIESKVLGFDGPAYKSDYPDVQIYPQTKTLQAFDGKDVFDLSEFSAASGNRDYLESEDQKQILAGTADSQGTIFERDSSYPYSIPNLAELNDGTKIMVWIDDDGSKNNVNKTSLYASVYKNSKWSEPKKLYETGGLNDYPDVYTDGKKAYIVWQRTAQPLSQKASLADALKATNLYCITYTDGAFTEPELIGNSENTAYEMMQRVASDGRETAVVWVENSANDPFMTEGTNYIRIARSQGDGWKEETLAEGTDPVTSVDISYVNGSLAVVYETYNNDNNQIHLVYKGETKEFSGDNSVISEGILYYTQSGTMYEYNMVDGSSEESTFSNLDNFTVVTGADVKYLLTLRSDGQGNELYASVYDEVNRTWGNPVAVTNYGKYIRSYSAQIDEEGNLAAALNVVEVNKESGEFTDQAGIMVVRMDTVKDISISGVTYDDSMVKPGGQLPLHFTVTNNSLTAVEKFQVTLTDEDGKKISSGEVSSHLEPGASAEAAYIYRLSETLTLHKIVLTAEIKGETNKKDNSEIITIGYGNLVLDELHLTGTGSKPAVSGTLNNTGYGNMENVKVSVYETNASGKLLGTYDAKTLKPGETTDFSVDIPEEMLKVDSQAIGNVVYVNAETDSSEISVEDNSDYLFIDGEETENVTLNSSSLNLQAGEKSRLQVAYTGSSDISAADAVWSSSNEKVAEVNDGEVTAIAKGSATITAKIGKISAKCKVTVSDTVAVSSITLKDQSVRIAEGKTFQLEAEVLPENATNKKVNWTSSDETAATVDQNGLVTGIAAGTTVITAVTQDGGRQVTCTVSVTKDKTTEYEVQFQSEDADGAAPDTIKAAGGTRIILPENTFNKNGYQFAGWNDGNSVYQAGFAYRMPYGNIIFTAEWKKVTEKKVRRINVESEIQKQEGDEKFNLDASLSRGDGELKYSSDSDIVAVDASGTVTIKAAGKATISITAPENGEYKEAKASVEITVSHVWGEWKQVQKATVLAPAKEERQCQICGEKDSRDTGEALPASIKLNVTKLTMQIGQTTSKVKVSGLAEGDGIKKWKSSDNRIVKVSSTGKITAQKVTGKAVVTVELASGMKGDIAVTVQKTAVKTRAITGLEKKITLKKGKKVTLKPVLSPITAQEKISYTSSNKKIVSVTSAGVITAKAAGTAKITVKSGSKKAVVTVTVPKTVTKSISGIPSKQILKKGKSITWKVKLNPSNSDDKITYTSSNKKVAAVDSKGKITAKGKGTAIITVKSGKVSVKCKITVK
- the gdhA gene encoding NADP-specific glutamate dehydrogenase yields the protein MSYTEEVYERVVAQNPNEPEFHQAVKEVLDSLKVVIDKNEEEYRKLSILERLVEPERIISFRVPWVDDKGVVQVNKGYRVQFNSAIGPYKGGLRFHPSVNQGILKFLGFEQIFKNSLTGLPIGGGKGGSNFDPKGKSDREVMAFCQSFMTELSKYIGADMDVPAGDIGVGGREIGYLYGQYKRNRGLYEGVLTGKGLSYGGSLIRTQATGYGLVYMLDEMVKAKNDTISGKTLIVTGSGNVAIYAVEKATELGGKVVAMCDSNGYIYDPEGIKLDIVKDIKEVKRGRIKEYADRVEGATYTEGKGIWNIKCDIYLPCATQNELDLDGVKTLIANGCKYVAEGANMPTTREATDYLMANGVTFMPGKAANAGGVATSALEMCQNSARLSWTAEEVDTKLHQIMVDIFNKVDDASKRYGMEGNYVVGANIAGFEKVVDAMKAQGIV